A region of Mauremys mutica isolate MM-2020 ecotype Southern chromosome 2, ASM2049712v1, whole genome shotgun sequence DNA encodes the following proteins:
- the ZBTB14 gene encoding zinc finger and BTB domain-containing protein 14, with protein sequence MEFFISMSESIKYNDDDHKTVFLKTLNEQRLEGEFCDIAIVVEDVKFRAHRCVLAACSTYFKKLFKKLEVDSSSVIEIDFLRSDIFEEVLNYMYTAKISVKKEDVNLMMSSGQILGIRFLDKLCSQKRDVSSPEENAQSKSKYCLKINRSIGESNDNQDDEVEEIGDHDDSPSDVTVEGTPPSQEDGKSPTNTLRVQEAILKELGSEEVRKVNCYGQEVEPMETTESKDLGSQTPQALTFNDGISEVKDEQTPGWTTAAADMKFEYLLYGHREQIACQACGKTFTDEARLRKHEKLHTADRPFVCEMCTKGFTTQAHLKEHLKIHTGYKPYSCEVCGKSFIRAPDLKKHERVHSNERPFACHMCDKAFKHKSHLKDHERRHRGEKPFVCSSCTKAFAKASDLKRHENNMHSERKQITTANAIQSETEQLQAAAMAAEAEQQLETIACS encoded by the exons ATG GAGTTTTTCATCAGTATGTCTGAAAGCATTAAATATAATGATGATGATCACAAAACTGTGTTTCTGAAAACATTAAATGAACAACGTCTGGAAGGAGAATTTTGTGACATAGCTATTGTGGTAGAAGATGTGAAATTCAGAGCGCACCGGTGTGTGCTTGCTGCATGCAGTACCTACTTCAAAAAGCTTTTCAAGAAACTGGAGGTTGATAGCTCATCAGTAATAGAGATAGATTTCCTTCGTTCTGATATATTTGAAGAGGTTCTAAATTATATGTATACTGCAAAGATTTCAGTTAAGAAGGAAGATGTAAATTTGATGATGTCATCAGGTCAGATTCTTGGTATTAGGTTTTTGGATAAACTTTGTTCTCAGAAACGTGATGTATCTAGTCCCGAAGAAAACGCCCAATCCAAGAGTAAGTATTGTCTGAAAATAAATCGTTCTATTGGAGAATCTAATGATAACCAAGATGATGAGGTTGAGGAAATTGGAGATCATGATGATAGCCCATCAGATGTAACAGTAGAAGGAACTCCTCCAAGTCAGGAAGATGGGAAATCCCCTACTAATACACTAAGAGTTCAAGAAGCAATTCTAAAAGAGTTGGGGAGTGAAGAGGTTCGAAAAGTAAACTGCTATGGTCAAGAAGTGGAGCCCATGGAAACAACTGAATCAAAAGACTTAGGATCTCAAACCCCTCAAGCTCTAACATTCAATGATGGCATAAGTGAAGTGAAAGATGAACAGACGCCAGGATGGACAACAGCAGCTGCTGACATGAAGTTTGAGTATTTGCTTTATGGTCACAGGGAACAAATTGCATGCCAAGCATGTGGTAAGACATTTACTGATGAAGCACGATTGAGAAAACATGAAAAGCTCCATACTGCTGATAGACCATTTGTTTGTGAAATGTGCACTAAAGGGTTTACCACACAGGCTCACTTGAAAGAGCACCTGAAAATCCATACAGGTTACAAGCCTTACAGCTGTGAGGTGTGCGGAAAGTCTTTTATTCGAGCTCCAGATCTGAAAAAGCATGAAAGAGTCCATAGTAATGAAAGGCCATTTGCATGCCATATGTGTGATAAAGCTTTCAAGCACAAGTCCCATCTAAAAGATCATGAAAGAAGACACCGAGGGGAAAAACCTTTTGTCTGCAGCTCTTGCACTAAAGCATTTGCTAAAGCATCTGATCTAAAAAGGCATGAGAACAATATGCACAGTGAAAGGAAACAAATTACTACAGCCAACGCCATCCAGAGTGAAACAGAACAGTTACAGGCGGCAGCCATGGCAGCTGAAGCAGAGCAGCAACTTGAAACTATAGCTTGTAGTTAA